A stretch of DNA from Aspergillus flavus chromosome 3, complete sequence:
atgatgggttCAGGGTGCCAGCTCAGCTAAAACAATCCTATGCTATCGTTGCGGCGAAGCTCAGACTGGTTACTCTTACTGCCTACTTGAAACGAACATTCATGCGGAAAGGCTCCGTCATGAAGGCCATCGTATTCGTCTCTTGTGCGGACTCGGTCGACTTCCATTTCGAGGTTTTCTCAAGAAGGAAACAATACAGAGACGAGAGCggggatgaagacgaagagaaggaagatgatgatgaagataatTCGAAAACGAAATCCGAAGCCTCGCCTCACGGCACTATTGCACCTGCAGTTGCCTTCTCCAACCCTTCGAACCCGGTAAAATTGCACAAGCTCCACGGATCTCTCCCTCAACATGTCCGAACAGCCACCCTTAACGCCTTCTCTCGCGAACGTGAGCCATCCGTATTAGTCTGTACCGATGTTGCATCCCGAGGATTGGACTTGCCCAATGTCGACTTGGTCATCGAATACGACCCGGCTTTCAGCGCGGACGATCACACTCATCGAATCGGACGTACTGCCCGTCTTGGACGGGATGGTCGAGCATTGATCTTCCTGATGCCCGGCTGTGAAGAGAACTACGTGGAGATTCTGAAGCAGGGATACCGAGACGGCGGAAAGGCACTCACGCGGACGACTGCGGAAGACATATTGAAGCGCGGGTTCGGCGGGAACATAACGTCTGAGACCAAGAACTGGGAGGAGAAAGCGACCGACTGGCAAATGGACCTCGAGCGATGGGCGGTGGATAACCCGCAGTATCTAGAGATGGCCCGACGAGCCTATCAATCACATATCCGCGCCTATGCCACCCACATCGCCAGTGAGCGGAGCATGTTCAACATCAAGGAACTCCACCTGGGACATCTTGCCAAGAGTTTCGCACTGCGCGACCGCCCCAGCAAGATCAACGTCCCCGGCCTGCGCCCAGGAGAcaaggaagcaaagaaggattACAAGGCCGAGAGGAACACCgttggaaagaagagaaaggcaGGCGGCCGAGACGACGATTTCCAACCTTCAAACGACGCAACTTCGGCGGCGCAAAAGATGAGAGCCAAGCTGAAGGAGCACATGGCCGGAGCCAGCGAATTCAACCTTGCCTAGTGTATTTGTATATAGCAATTTGACGACCTCAGTAGATATCCCACAATGAgatctttccatcctttgAACCCGCAGCCAACCAATGCGTCTTCTGCACCTTCTGATTCCGCTGACGCCGCACCGTAGCAAGCGAGAACTCCCCCGATTTCGTAACCTGAGCACCGTCTCCATCCCCCGTAGCACCTCCACCAGAATCAAAAGAACCCTCCACATCCGCAAAAGCAACAGTATAACACCCCTCCTTATGCCACTTCAAAACCGCCAACTCCCTCAAAGTCTTACAAGAATAAACCCTCACCCTCGAATCCCACCCCGCAGTCGCAAAAACCCTCCCATCAGAACGAATCCGCACCCCCTGCTGCCCAGAATGCTTCGTatcaaccttcttcaccGTCCCCACCTCCCCAAACCCAGGAACAGGATGCTTGACCACCAACGCATCCGCCGACGACGAGACAAAATACCCCCCAGCGGGAAAAACATCTATCGACAAAGCCGGCTGCGAATGAGCCCGAGCGACATAAACCCTCTCCCATTTCCAGCTGTCACTACTGGCTTTTCCGGAAAAGTCTTGCGTGGTTAGTTGGCCTCGCAGCGCGAAGACCATCACGTGGCCGTCTTCGTAGGCGGATGCTATGTATAATTCCCTGGTGGATGAGTAGAAGAGGGTAACGGCCATGACCATGCCTGTTTGCGTGGTTTGGTCTGCTGGAATTGTGCAGAGGCGTCTTTCGCGTGGGAGGTGGAAGATGTCGATTGCGCCTGAGTTGAGGGCGTTGGGGACGGCGAAGAGGGAATGGTGCTGTGGTGGATTCTTTCCTGGGGACTGTGTGGATGTCTTGTCCGACGCTTCCGGTTCCCCTGTATCTGGGgattcctcttcatccaggaaGAGCATGGAAAAAGCACAGAAATTCAGTGCATTGACGGGCAGAGAATGGACGAGCCACGGCTGTGTCGCTTGAGACTGGTTCTGCTCGCTTATGTCCACGGGGAGGGTCTTTTGGAGGAGATCCTCGTCTTGGGCGCGGAAGCGCCATACGCATAGTTTGTGGTCTCGTCCGTGGCTGTCCATTCGTTAGATATTTTCTGTGGTCTGGGGGAAGGAGAGAACGTACGTATATACTTCTGTCACGGTTTGGTTGCTGAAAGTGAAGCCTTTGACTTCGAGGATGGCGCCTTCGTGGGCTTTCCATACGGCGACTGGGCGCTTGAAGACTAGATCCCAGACTATTATCCAGCCGTCGGCGTCACCGGAGATGAGCCGGAGGTTTTGGTGGAAAATGTGCAGCCCGTGGATTGGGGAGGCATGGCCGCGGAGAATGTAGGTTGGACTTGCTGGTGGTTGGAGCTGAGTGGGGGTGCTCATTTGTGTTACTTAGATTGTGGAATGGTATTATGTATAAGCTGCTATGGGTAGATCTTGGGTATATCTCCTGTTTTTGTTATATGTCCTTCTATACTCGGTTTGTTGAAAGTAGTTGAAGATGAAATGGAAGGATATGTGGATTGGCTGGCAAAGTCTTGGCACTACCGATACGGAGTAAATATCTTCAAGAATAGATCTTGAGGTAGTATCATGCAAGCACGAAATAATAACTACGGAATCTGTGTAGATAAGCATTGCTTTAAACCATTGCCTTTTATTCAATCAAGAGCCGAAAAGCGTTCTATATAACCTGTACCACCAATATCACATTATGTGGACAAGACAAGAC
This window harbors:
- a CDS encoding WD40-repeat-containing domain protein, with the protein product MSTPTQLQPPASPTYILRGHASPIHGLHIFHQNLRLISGDADGWIIVWDLVFKRPVAVWKAHEGAILEVKGFTFSNQTVTEVYTHGRDHKLCVWRFRAQDEDLLQKTLPVDISEQNQSQATQPWLVHSLPVNALNFCAFSMLFLDEEESPDTGEPEASDKTSTQSPGKNPPQHHSLFAVPNALNSGAIDIFHLPRERRLCTIPADQTTQTGMVMAVTLFYSSTRELYIASAYEDGHVMVFALRGQLTTQDFSGKASSDSWKWERVYVARAHSQPALSIDVFPAGGYFVSSSADALVVKHPVPGFGEVGTVKKVDTKHSGQQGVRIRSDGRVFATAGWDSRVRVYSCKTLRELAVLKWHKEGCYTVAFADVEGSFDSGGGATGDGDGAQVTKSGEFSLATVRRQRNQKVQKTHWLAAGSKDGKISLWDIY